One genomic window of uncultured Campylobacter sp. includes the following:
- a CDS encoding DUF1508 domain-containing protein, with amino-acid sequence MAEFLIKDAKDGCKFDLLYDGHVLCTSEVYTSKAACKNGIESVAKNAALNKIEDQISGGEKLNNPKFELYTDKADKVRFRLTASNGQIIAVSKDFEVKADALKVIELIVKQAPKAKIKEA; translated from the coding sequence ATGGCTGAGTTTTTAATCAAAGACGCCAAGGATGGCTGCAAATTCGATCTACTCTATGACGGACACGTGCTATGTACCTCCGAGGTTTACACGAGCAAGGCCGCTTGCAAAAACGGCATCGAAAGCGTCGCAAAAAACGCCGCGCTAAATAAGATCGAGGATCAAATCTCAGGCGGCGAGAAGCTAAACAATCCGAAATTTGAGCTTTACACCGATAAAGCAGACAAGGTTCGCTTCCGCCTAACGGCTAGCAACGGACAGATCATCGCCGTCAGCAAGGATTTTGAGGTCAAGGCGGACGCCCTAAAAGTAATAGAGCTTATCGTAAAACAGGCCCCGAAAGCCAAGATCAAGGAGGCGTAA